The segment ATTTACTATTATGTACTTGTATTTAGAGGCATTCATTTGTGTTCACTTGACACATAGCATAATCATTTGATATCAtttacattcaaggagaaaatcatACCAAGAACTTCCCTTGGTATGCTAAAATCAATCTCAAATTATATATTCATACTAAATCATTTATATGATTGATTCTTGTTTAAATTGAACATTTGGTAAGGCCACAAAACTAGTCACTTTTAAAAGGTTAACCTAAGAGAACTTGTCTCTTAGTGATCTACCAACCTTCTAAAGGTTTTAATATGTATTAATAATCTTTGGAGTAGAACAAAGTATAGTAGATTCAATGAATTAGGAAACAAGAGCTTTAAATTAATTGGATCATATATGTGTGGAAGTATTCTAAAGGCACAAGGTAGAGGTCTTGTACCAAATTTGAGACAACAAAAACATGAGATCGATACCATTACAAGACTAAAgacaaacattttttttaatcctCATAAAAGTCTTGTATCATTAGCCATTGAGGTAAGTACCTTTTTCCTTTGCATTTAATTTACACAACTAACATTCAACTATTCAATTTTCTCATATTTATGGTCATAACATATTTATCTAAACAAACAATATGGCTCTCCCACCTCCCTCTTTTTGAACGCCCCTGATTCTGTTGCAAATGTCTGGGGCTCTGCTTTCCCCCCCTTCCTTGTGCAGGGTCCTCGGCTCCTACGATCCATGCTACTGTTGTTTGGTCGGTGACCCCTTTGGCGGTTGTTGATGCACccactcacccccccccccccttcagttCCCCGATTGTGGATCCTGAGGTTGCCAGCTCTCTGGCTTTTGGGGAAATGACCTTGCcgcttgttgttgatgttgttggtccTTTTCCCAAGCCTACTAGTAAGCGTAGCTTTTCTCGTGTGGCCAGATCTTCCGCCCAACCCTCTAATTAGGGGGTTCGTCCTCTCCCTTGTGTGAAATCTTCtcctgtggtggtttgtggacaggatgttgtggacaacattgggtttTACCAGCGTTGTGCTTTGGTGTGCAAATTCTCTGGGCTCTGGCCTTCCCTATTGAACCTTCACAGCTGGGTAAGTGACTCCTGGTGGCCTTTGGTTGCTCTCAATATCGATCTTTTTCCCTGTGCTAAAGGATTTTTTGttgcttccttcacttcttctGCTGATAGGGATTTGATTTTGAGCAAGCTATGGGATTGAGGAGTGCACTCCCTCTCCATCAAGCATTGGACAACCTCTTTCaaccctctcactgaaccacttaatgtgagTCCAATTTGGGTTCATctcatcaatctccctcttcatttctgGGAGCACTCTTGCTATGAGGCGATCAATAACTCTATTGGTcgtttcttgaaggttgatgatgttgtGTCCTCAATGGAACACACTAGCTTTGTCTGCATTCTTGTTGATTTCGACATCTTTGCTCCTCTCCTGggtgatgtggttcttatggtgggggataggTCTTGGTCACAACTGCTggattttgaaggcctcccctttCACTTAGAAGATGCTTCACTACTGGCCATCTTGCTTCGGGTTGCTCTTCTCCACAACACAAAGGGGTTTCTACCTGGTGGAAGAATGCTACTGCTGACCACTTAACAGTTATTGCTACGGATTTTGCGTTTGCTAGCTCCTCCCATGAGGATGATGTTGTGCCCCCCACTTCTGCTTCTCCTATCATATAGCCCTCCTTGTTGTTGGATTTTCTTTTTCTACTATTGTTTTGTCACAACATGTTGCTATTGTTGTTCTGCAGCCCCCTATGGCCCTCTTCTAGCCTTTTGTTGTCATCGGTGTTGTTGATCCTGAGGGGGCCCTTCTGGTGGATCTTAGCATTGCCTGGTCTGTGGTTGCTCCCAGGCATAAGGGGAAATCTTCTCCCCTGCCCCATACCCCCCTCGTGGGGGTTTCGGTGGCCCATCCCCCCCTTGAGTGGGGTCTGTTCCCTGGTTGGTTAGGTTCCTGTGTTTGTTCATTTCTGTCTTTGGGTTGTGgttctcttccaacatcatctatcttgatgtttctttttgttaagggtcagcgccctagttaatgcttcttttttaatcaaaaacatatttatcTAAATTAATCTCTTTATTTATTTCTTACACTAATTAATTAGTCGATGTATTAGGGGAAGCATGTTTTCCTTTACAATatattacttcaaaaaaaattaaaatgcaacctaaaaatgttttgattaataaaaagtgGGATAGGCCCATACCATTACAAGACATTACATAACTGCAAAAAGGCGCCACCTATGGCGCATGAGAAGTGCACACCTAGCAAAAAGATAGACCCAACAAACAAAAAATGGTCGAAAACCACTAACATAAACTAAACCATAGACAAAGCCAGgaacaaaaaacacaacaaaacCAACGAAATGGCAAAGGCACAAAGAGATGGCCTACTAGGTGGAGGCATTGCTTTCCTGCCAATCCTTACATAAACTAAGGACTTTATCAAAGAAGGAAATTTTCTTGTTAGTATGCTTAGCAGAATCAAGGGTACCAGAATTCAGAGCGTCCTCGATCATGGAAATGAAGGGCTCCACCAACATAGAAGGGGACAAAACATGTCACTTGTGTTTGGCTCTCCTtcaattgatttcatcttgtataacTTTGAGAGAAGCCGAGTTTTTCATGACCATTTTCTGGCTTCATTTATCCCTTTCCTCAATTTCTCCCTTCAAGATCTCCTAATTCTCCTTCAGTTCCTGAACAATTTTGTTCTCATTTTTCTATGTCACCTTTTGTGAGAGCTCTTTTAATCTCCTCTCAACTTCCTCCCAGTTCTCTAGCTTCCGAGTCATATTACTTGTGGCTTCCCAAACACATTCATCCTTGATATCCATAACCTAAAAATGTTATTTATATCAAATTCTTAAGTATAAATTTTCataatgtaataattatttttaaaaaaaatcaattctaAGAATTTCAAGAGACAACTTAGAAGTAACttttttatcaaaatttgaaataagtaTTTCCACAACGTAATTATTATTCTTTATAATTTTTAGTAACGTTAGAACAAATCCATTATGTTGCATCAACGTAAACTTTTTTAATACAAGTGATTTGAAAGGCGTCAACGGCTCTCTCTCCCGCCTTTGCGTCTACGACCTCCCTCTCGGCGCTCCCTACTGGCGATGGCCCTTCTCTGCCTGTCATTCCCCCTGCTTCACGTGTGTGGGATGCTAGCATTGTTCGGCCCTCGTCATCCGTCGTTCCTGTGGGGGATTTGGGGGTTAAGGGTTCCTCCTGTCCCTGTTTGCAAGGTGTGCAGCCTTCCGATTTGGGGCAGAGTGAGTCTCGGAGGTCTCGGCCTGGAAGACGGATTTTTGGTGAGTTCATCCCTATTTCTAATGCCATCTCAGTTAATCTGAAAGATGATACGACAGAGGAGATTTCTTATAATGCGTCTATTCTCTCTTTAAATGGTGTGATCTGTCAGTTTAggggttttggccttctctcccTCAATTGCACACCTGGATCTCTCATCAATGGGAGCCTCTTATTACTGGTAAAGTCCATATTTTCTCCAtggctaaggggttttttgttgctAAGTTTGATAATGCTCCGGATAGAAACAAAATCTTATGTGATAATTTTTTTAGCTGAGAGGATAAATTTATGTTAATGATCAAGCCTGGCACCCTGATTTCAACCCTTCTACTTAAATGTTCAATAAGATTCCAacttgggttaggctccctaatcTCCCACTGTATTTATGGAATGattctcttttagaggaagtgggtaaCGCCTTGGGAGATTTCTTGACGATAGATGATGAATCCTTTGATATCTTCCACTCCACATTTGCTCGCATATTGGTTGATTTGAATGTTTCAAAAGGGTTGTCTGCTGATATTTTACTTAGATCTTCTAAGGGTTTTTGAATCCAAGCCTtagactatgaagggattcccttctgTTGTAGAAAATGCTTCAAAACTGGTCATGCGGAAAAGCATTTTGGTTTTGAGAAAAAGGCATCGACAACCACATGGTGGAATGGCGCTTCTCATCAACATTATACGGTTATGAAGAAATTTGAACAACCCAGGAGTTTTTCAGATGTGGTTGCTACGGAATCACAGGATCTTAGGGCATCCCCTGTTGGGGTTGTTGAAACTGTGCAAGAGTCTCCAGCGGAATCCTCTATTGTGAGAGTGAATGGGCCTCAAGATGCTATTTCTGGGGATAATGCTTTGGCCATTAATTCTGGTGCCCTTTCTTGTAAAGCCAATCTAGCAGGGATTTCTAATTCTGGTGGCCTTTCTGATAAAGCCAAGCCAATAGGGATGTCTGAGGCTATGGTTGTTGGCTTTCTCTCACAGAATTATGATGCACTAGGGTGGCATGACATGGCAGCGCAAGTGGAAGACAGTTGGATTTCTGTCAAGGGCAAGAAAGCTAAGTTCTCTAAGCCCTCTTTTGACATAACTCTCCGCTCCCACAAGAGTAGCTCGAAATATAAATCATGATGGTTCTTGTTCGGGGGCTAGTTTTTTGCTGCTGCAAGCTGTTCTTTTTGCAGCATTGTGTGAATGGCTGGAAGTTGTTCTTTTTGCATCTTTTTTCCTTCGTAGTTTGTACTTTCAAGCTGGACAACTTTTTGATTGTGGATTTCAAATCCTTTCAAAATcttattgtaaagggtttcgggtcccttcaaaacttgattttcccttaataaaaaacattagaaCAATTCCCTAAAATGTCAAAACTCACTGCATCTAGTTGGCTAAATCACTTGCACATCTATAAACAACTAAAATTCTCATTGATTTTATTAAAGTCATATATTACCCCACAAAATTACAAGTAATATAAAAtcttttaatctttcaatttattttatttacataaatTATTCCACATATTTTCTAGTAGAGTATGTCTTTGGTCTAGAGAATCTGGTTTTTTTTTCATATTCTTAAAGAATGGAATAGAGTAGACAATCTTGACTAGGTCTTTGGTCTTTAGAATGTGTTACTTTTTGTCATATTCCTAAAGAATAGAAAAGAGTAGCTTGTCCAGAGAATAGAATAGACTGCCACAAATGAACATCTGATGGAATGAATGTTATAGAAAGAGACAAATCTGATGGAATGAATGTTATAAAAAGAGACAAATAACTGCAATATAGATATTTTTTCTCTATAAAATATAATTTCATTCCTGGGCAAAGGTATCTTGTAACAAAGAAAAATGATACAATTTAAATTATATTGAGCAATCACAGCTACGAATGGTTTAAGGGCGGCTATTTTAAGATGTGACATTCTTCCTAGTTTAACAGCTGGAAGAATGGTATCCGGGACGTTATTTTTTAAGTTGTGTAAGCTCGAGGGTTGACAGAAAAATGGAGTTGGTGGGCTTGGACAATACCAGTGAGCTTTATTAACAGTACAACAGCATATAATATAATGCTCCTCACGCTCTCCATAGCCTTTATAATGTCACCAAATGTCATTCATGGTGATTCAAAACATTGCAAATTAAGCATTCAAGAACAAGAATAATTATTTGGATATGGCGGGAGGGGGCAATGCAGATTCTCGGTCCTTAGAACAAACGCCCACCTGGGCTGTGGCCATTGTTTGCTTCGACTTTGTAATCATTTCTATGCTAATCGAGCAAGCTATTCAATTCCTTTCCAAGGTAGGTTTTTTTCTGTATTTCCACATCTTACATGCAATTCTGTTGAATGTTCAGTTTTTACTTATACAGATTGAATTGGAATACTGGTTTTGTGTGTGTTTGGAATGCAGTGGCTCAAGAAACGCCGAAAGAAAGCTCTGAGCAAAGCACTGGAAAAGATCAAAGCAGGTGAGAAATTTGATGTTGTCATAGTCAATCTCAGCAAGTTACTTAGATAAAGAGATTTATATTGATTTTTCTGATGATTATGCAGAATTGATGGTTCTGGGATTTATCTCGCTGATGCTCACTGTTGGACAGAAGCCAGTTTCAGAGATTTGTGTATCTAAGAGCTTAGGAGAGACTTTGCTCCCCTGTTCAAAGGAGGAAGCCTTAGCAGACCATGTTTCTGATCAGATTGAAAAGATTTCATTAATTGGGCAGCATCATCGTAAGCTCCTCCTGTTATCAGCTTCTGAAACACCATTAAGGCGTAGCTTGGCCACAGAGGAGACTGTGACTGGTCTCTGTGCTAAAAAAGTAAGTATTTATGCTTAGTATTCATAGTATTTGTAGTAGAAATAGATTTAAGTGCTTATCGGCCTGTGTTATTTTGATACAGGGGAAGGTCCCTCTGATATCACAAGATGGACTCCACCAACTGCACCTCTTCATTTTCGTATTGGCCATTTCTCATGTCTTGTCTTGCATTGTAATCATGACACTCGGACGGCCAAATGTATGGTTTGTTAAATCTTCTTCCTGCTATTGTTTTATGCAAAAGAAATGTATATAAGATGTAAAGTAGAGAGGATTAATTAGAAGGCTATGTGATGTGTGCAGGTGAATAAATGGAAAGCATGGAAGGAAGAGACTAGAACGTTGGATTGTGAAGTTTCAATTGGTCAGTTGTCATATGTTAtgtttttggattaattgtgtgtatTTTATTTGTATCAATGTTTCGGATTATGAATAAAAAAACTGTTGAAAACAATAGATAAATTATTAGGTAGGAAAGGGAAGAATCCCTACACTTTTTAAAGACGCTAGATCTGCAATTTGCTTTGACAGTTTGATTTTCATCAGTTTAATGTCTCTGGTAAGATGTTTCATTTCATTTATTTCCAACAGACTGGAGGCTTCGCTGCACCTGCTAAAACTAATTCTAAATCTAATGACAGTTGTTATTGTTATGGAGTTATGTTCTTTTGGAGCTGTTCTGTTAGTCTTTTGTATTGTTCATTTCTAATGACAGTTGTTTGTCTGTCCTTTATTTTGTAAATTTTCTTCAATGTTCTCTCAATAAAAGAGAAAATGTCATACATGATTTTTCAAACCACTCCAATTTGTTAACCTAGAATTAATTATGAGAAAATGTCATACATGATTTTTCAAACCACTCCAATTTGTTAATCTAGAATTAATTATTTTTAAGCACAAAGTTTTTTGGTatgataattaataaaatattttaactttTTATTAAAGACATAATACATTGGAAGTCCATAATGTTAGCATTTCTGATTAGACTATCATGACCCATCATCTCAATGAATAAGCAAGAGAAAAGAATTGATTtaatctttaaattcatttttaaatttttatattaatttatttgattaaaattttaTGAAGTACATTTAATTAtagataaaagaaaataaaatttcttcttcttttgtttatttagaaattcatttgaaagttatttgataatttattagaaATTTTGAGATTCTTTAAAATTTGAAAGAACTTTTTATAATAATacttttttttcatatatttttattttcatgaaaaaatgaaataaaaaattaatagtCTATTTGTAGAAAAAAAGTTgaagttaaaattaaaaaaaaaatgatgtgtAGCTATAAATCATTCTTGGATTTGGAAGGTGAACAAATGTGTAATTGTTGTGTTGTAGATCCTTCAAAGTTCGAAGTTACCCATGAAACTATTTTTAAGAGGATCATGAGCTTTTGTTCTACAACACCAATTCTCAATTGGATTGTAAGTGAACTTATCAATTCAAATAGTTGTTCTTTATTTTAAATTCATCCTCATTGTAATTTCTATATACTAAAGTCTTAACTCTTGGATTTGTAGGTGTGTTTTTTTAGACAATTTGCCTCAACCAAAGCGGATTACTTAACATTGTAAGTTTTCTTAGGCCACATTTTTAAAGTTTTATATTGTATACTTGTCAAGAGCCCCATAGTTATGCATATGTTTAATTTTGCAGGCACCCTTTAATCGACACAATAAAATTGATTTTCAAACACATATAAAGAGATCTTTGGACAATGACTTTAGTGTTCTAGTATCCATCAAGTGTGTTTCATAATTATAATCAAATAATGGTGGCATTATGTTTTGTACTCTCTATCTTCTTAATTTGAAATTGATTGCTTGAACATTTTATGTCAAATTGTATGCAGTCCACATCTATGGTCTTCTACCATCTTATTTTTACTTCTCAATAGACATGGTAAATCTAGCTGCCCTTCTATTTATTTTTGtattaattctatttatttaacACACTGGTGGGCATGAAATTTAATTTGCAGGGTGGTTCATCTTCTCTTGGTTGCCATTTTTTCCATTGATTGTAAGTGTACGCAATACTTTGCTTCACTtggttgatttttaattaattaattaattataattatataaaaaatattttgcaaCTAGACACATGATATTCTTATGATCTTTGTCACCATTAAAACAATTCATATGTAGAAAATTATAAttatccttatctttaattttCAAGAATAAATACTTTAATTTGTATAGTGTGTTCATTTTATTTaaccaatataattttttttcaatgagataaaaattataaattttaactTTATGCTAAATATAATAAATACCAAATATGAAAATTGATTAGGAGCTACTAAGGCTTTAAGTGGTTGAGAAAGTTTGTGTAAGGTGTAGTTGGAGAAACATAAAGAAGTGTTTGAATTTTGTAATTTGAAATGTCTCCATCTTTATATTATTAAGAAGGTTAGAGTTCTAAGCTGATTGGCTCAAGAAAAGTGTTCAATATCCCAAATTGTTTAATAATGTCTATGACTTGTTCACTTTTGCTTAACTAATTAGATTTCATTTTAGCAATACACAAGCACaaaatttcattctaagtgcaataAACACTAGAGCTAGGAATATATTAGGTGacaaaaataaaacaagaaaatatatTAGGAATAAAATAATGTTTCTATTTTGATATTTGATGTAACTTATGGGTTAGAAGACGCAAGGAGGCAGGAGGTGCTTTGGAAGTGTACAATTATCTCCATTTGTGTGTGCTAGTATTTGATAGGGGAATTGCCGACTCTCTCTAGATGCTAGTGTGTAATGGGGAAATAATGACCTTTCAGAAGCACCGGAGTTTGACCAAGTGCGAGTTACCTTTTGCAAACATTCATGCCCTTTGCTTGAATGATCCTATAACTTTTACTTGTGGAAGTGTCAAAGCATTATTTTAATGGTAACTTGAAGGGCTTTAAATATTCTTGTTTTACAGATTCTTCTGATAATGGGAACAAAGATGAAAGTCATAATAACAAAAATGGCGTTACATAGCCAAGATAGAAATCCTATTGAGCAAGAAGCTCCAGTGGTGAAGCCCAATAATCAACTGTTCTGGTTTGGTAAACCTCGGTTGATTCTCCGTCTCATTCATTTTACCCTATTTCAGGTTAGAAAAGCTTTTCCGAAAGCATTCATTTCTTCTCTTTTTCCCACGCTTAACAGATTGTAATCATAGAATGTTCATTTTGCAGAACGCTTTCCAAATGGCTTTCTTTTTTTGGACATGGGTAAGGAAGAAACATCTATATCCAAACATCTTCATATCTACTTTTAGTTAATCTTGGCTTGATAGAATTTTCCCGGTCTTAACAAACCATGTACATTCATATGTTATGATTGATGCAGTACAAGTATGGTCTGAAATCCTGCTTCCATAAACGGGATCAAGATATTGTAGTCAGAATAAGCTTGGGGTAAGTTTATTATTTGACCTGTTAAATTGCTTTCAAAAGGCAATATTCCTCTTAGGAAAATGTTTTTGGCAGTACCTTAAGATCATTGAAAGAAGAATTTTAACATCAATGTTTAAGATATTACTAAAACTCAGTATCTTGATGAAACACATGTAATACTAAAAAAAATTCTGAAGTGTTTACAAATTTTTTGTTATCAATATTATACTTATTTCTTGAGCCACAATATTGTTAACTCAAAATGCATTTGTTCTTGATTAGGATTGGAGTTCAGATGTTGTGTAGCTATGTAACTCTCCCTCTCTACGCACTTATCACACAGGTATTCATAAAGATAGATGCACG is part of the Cryptomeria japonica chromosome 10, Sugi_1.0, whole genome shotgun sequence genome and harbors:
- the LOC131855838 gene encoding MLO-like protein 2, coding for MAGGGNADSRSLEQTPTWAVAIVCFDFVIISMLIEQAIQFLSKWLKKRRKKALSKALEKIKAELMVLGFISLMLTVGQKPVSEICVSKSLGETLLPCSKEEALADHVSDQIEKISLIGQHHRKLLLLSASETPLRRSLATEETVTGLCAKKTGGFAAPAKTNSKSNDSCYCYGVMFFWSCSAPFNRHNKIDFQTHIKRSLDNDFSVLVSINPHLWSSTILFLLLNRHGWFIFSWLPFFPLIILLIMGTKMKVIITKMALHSQDRNPIEQEAPVVKPNNQLFWFGKPRLILRLIHFTLFQNAFQMAFFFWTWYKYGLKSCFHKRDQDIVVRISLGIGVQMLCSYVTLPLYALITQLGANMEGEKGQEDQSSRQPNPTEGSSPQHHHNPNDSSKEKIEGIIPTSHEDTQDVETKESVKEIIEGIIPNSHGNKQHIETKESIK